In the Clostridium gelidum genome, TTTTACATGACTTCCCTTCGAAACACTACTTTGCAAAGTAGCAATTTCCTGCTTAGCCAGTTTGACAATATCTTCATTCATTATATTCACCCTCTTTGGGTATATATTGACCTGTAATCTCTATGGTATTATCATCTGGATCTGCAACTTGAAAATAATAATATGGCATTACATTATTTATATATTTAACCTTAGTCACTAAATCGCTGATATTTAAATTTATTATTCTTTCTCGCTCTTTTTCTAAATCTTCAACCCAAAAATTTAATACAAACTTATTGGTATTTTTTGCCTCTGATATAGCAACAAGATTATCAAATTTCTCAACATATTGTCCCTTATGTATTGTTAATTCTGGATTTTTATTATCAAAATAACCGTTCATTATAGATATGTTATGACCCTCAAATTCAAATTGAGCAAAACGCTCCATATTCTTTGCCGTTACTTTCATCTCCAGTAATTTTTCATAAAAATTTACTGACTTATTAAAATACCTAACTATTAAATAAATCGGACCTAAATGCATTTTATTCCTCCATCATATATAAAAATCTTTAATTTCAAACTCCCCTACAAATTGAAATTTATCGTTAAACGAAGTTTTATATATGCCATACATATAGTGCCATATCATAATTATTTTCTGAATTTTTCCTACTTGCATATATAAAACCTTCATTTTCATATAACATCCTCAATTTATTTCTTTGCAAATTGCAATCTAATCTCAGTGAATTAATACCATTTTTTAAAGATAATTTTTTTGCAAATTTAATAAGTTCTTTTGAAATGCCCTTACCTGCAAATTCTCTCTTAACAGCTAACTTATGTATATATAGTGACTTTCCCTGTGGAATTTTAGGCCAATATTTTGAGTCTAAATCAGTTATAGCTATACATGCTGCCGGAACCCCATTCTGATAATCAATATAGAAATCATTAATTTGATAATCTTTTGATAGAGAATTCCACTTTATACTGTCCTCATTCCATTGATTCTGCAATTTATTTTTTTTCATCCAAATTACTACATCTATCAGAATCCCCTCAATCGTAAGAATATCATTTTCATCTGCCTGTTTTATCATAAACTATCCTCTATAAATTCTTCATAATTCATAAAGTCCTCTTCCTTTCAAATTCCTATTTATAATACTCACCCATAAATTAGAATCTATTTCGCACATGCTTTAACAAATTTAATAGGAACCTCCATTCTTTTTGCTGTTTCCTCTAATGTAAGACCACTATCTAAAAAACGTTTGCATACGACTTTAATGTTTTCACCAACTTCAATAACATGCTTATCTAAATCATAGAAACGAACCACTCTTTGTCCCCATCTGTGCTCATAGACAGGGTGTACATATTCAATGTATTTAATAACATTTAATCTTTCAATAAAACTATCAAAATTATCTTCTTCAAAATACAGTTCTGAATCATTACCATTAAATATAATGTCATTATCATTTTTCTGAATAAAATCTTTCCAACTTTCTTTTGTTTGCAACGCAACACCACCAGTTAAAGTGATATTTTCTCCAAAATCCATAATAACTTTTAATCCTAAAACATCTTTATAGAATATTTTTGATTTTTCCATATCTGTTACAATCAACATAGGATTCTTAAATTTCATGAGCTTCATCCTTTCAAATTACCATTTACCGTTTACTCAATTATAACATAATTTGTAAATATTACACTATTCAATTTTAATAGGAGCAGCTGCATCCGTTATTAGAATGACTCAAAAAAAATATTACGTTTTTGAATAATGTAAAATATTAATCTATAATTTATTTTCTTTTGATTTAATTTTCTTAGTATATTCTTCAATTCGCTCATGTACAATCTCATATAATCTTATTTCGTAAACTTCTATTCTGTTATATAGTAACCTCACTTCGTTTGAATTAACATTTTCTGAAAAATCATCATAAGCTTTCATAAGTTCTTTCTTTATGATTATTTCTTCTTCTGTATCGGCACCTGTTATACGCATGTCTCTTTCTGGGTAATACATTATTGTATAAAGACGAAAATTATTTCGAGCTTCTGTTAAGGAATACTCACCATTGGGTCCACCACAAACTTGATCAGCATCTGCATCATCTTGCCCATCATCCTCCCAATTACATATGATACAGATATCATAATTTGATTTTTCATCTAAAGTAGGATAACCACAGCATGGACACTTAAATTTCTTTTTATATTTATTTATCATAGAATTCACCTC is a window encoding:
- a CDS encoding CPCC family cysteine-rich protein, whose protein sequence is MINKYKKKFKCPCCGYPTLDEKSNYDICIICNWEDDGQDDADADQVCGGPNGEYSLTEARNNFRLYTIMYYPERDMRITGADTEEEIIIKKELMKAYDDFSENVNSNEVRLLYNRIEVYEIRLYEIVHERIEEYTKKIKSKENKL
- a CDS encoding VOC family protein, producing the protein MKFKNPMLIVTDMEKSKIFYKDVLGLKVIMDFGENITLTGGVALQTKESWKDFIQKNDNDIIFNGNDSELYFEEDNFDSFIERLNVIKYIEYVHPVYEHRWGQRVVRFYDLDKHVIEVGENIKVVCKRFLDSGLTLEETAKRMEVPIKFVKACAK
- a CDS encoding VOC family protein, whose product is MHLGPIYLIVRYFNKSVNFYEKLLEMKVTAKNMERFAQFEFEGHNISIMNGYFDNKNPELTIHKGQYVEKFDNLVAISEAKNTNKFVLNFWVEDLEKERERIINLNISDLVTKVKYINNVMPYYYFQVADPDDNTIEITGQYIPKEGEYNE
- a CDS encoding GNAT family N-acetyltransferase, with the translated sequence MIKQADENDILTIEGILIDVVIWMKKNKLQNQWNEDSIKWNSLSKDYQINDFYIDYQNGVPAACIAITDLDSKYWPKIPQGKSLYIHKLAVKREFAGKGISKELIKFAKKLSLKNGINSLRLDCNLQRNKLRMLYENEGFIYASRKNSENNYDMALYVWHI